The Acidimicrobiia bacterium genome includes a window with the following:
- a CDS encoding ParA family protein: MRVVASCSGKGGVGKTTVAVNLAALAARSLRVVLWDLDPQGAATHCLSTVPAPRGVAKGVVRGRRNLVAEARPTQWQGLSVVPADRSARNYDRLLDDEHRLRTLLRPMRERFDLVVLDCPPGTGRLAEQIVDAADGLLVPLIPGPLSVRALDQLADLVTRVEQAGRSGRGRPTLLPFFSMVDRRKRLHRETVESVQLARPETLSAQIPMSAEIERMPVYRQPIVVRSPDGAPAAAFAELWREAQLRLSWDAARV, translated from the coding sequence ATGAGGGTCGTCGCGTCGTGCAGCGGCAAGGGTGGGGTGGGCAAGACGACGGTCGCGGTGAACCTGGCCGCGCTCGCGGCCCGGTCGCTGCGGGTCGTGTTGTGGGACCTCGATCCGCAGGGCGCGGCGACGCACTGCCTGTCGACGGTGCCGGCACCGCGCGGTGTCGCGAAGGGCGTGGTGCGCGGCCGCCGCAACCTCGTTGCCGAGGCGCGTCCGACCCAGTGGCAAGGACTCTCCGTCGTCCCGGCCGACCGCTCCGCGCGCAACTACGACCGGCTGCTCGACGACGAGCACCGACTCCGCACGCTGTTGCGACCGATGCGCGAGCGCTTCGACCTCGTCGTGCTCGACTGCCCGCCGGGAACCGGGCGGCTCGCGGAGCAGATCGTCGACGCGGCCGACGGACTGCTCGTGCCGTTGATCCCCGGTCCGCTGTCGGTACGCGCGCTCGACCAGCTCGCGGACCTCGTGACGCGCGTCGAGCAGGCGGGCCGTAGCGGACGCGGCCGACCGACGCTGCTGCCGTTCTTCTCGATGGTCGACCGGCGCAAGCGGCTGCACCGCGAGACGGTCGAGTCCGTGCAGCTCGCGCGCCCCGAGACGTTGTCGGCGCAGATCCCGATGTCGGCCGAGATCGAGCGCATGCCGGTGTACCGCCAACCAATCGTGGTGCGCAGTCCCGACGGCGCGCCCGCGGCCGCGTTCGCCGAGCTCTGGCGGGAAGCGCAGCTGCGCCTGTCGTGGGACGCGGCTCGCGTCTGA